In a single window of the Sander lucioperca isolate FBNREF2018 chromosome 19, SLUC_FBN_1.2, whole genome shotgun sequence genome:
- the LOC116063105 gene encoding nuclear factor 7, brain-like isoform X1: MAEKTALVESFLNCHVCSETFRDPVSLSCNHSFCSSCLHTFWEQANNKNCPICKRKSSKDNPWVNFPLKELADNFAGRQKSGSSETEKGEKKVEVVCSKHQEEPKLFCKDEDRVVCPVCEFSLHHGHTVVPIEQAVRDLKEQLKSDLQSLQDKRDKHRRVEKTYDEITQHSKKQLLSTESQIRAKFNKLHQFLKEEEESRLAALREEEQQRGKTVSREMKRIQEQISSLSDSISAVEADLQKDSVPFLSSYKASQSRARVQCSLSDPQLISGALTDVAKHLGNLSFRVWEKMKDMVHFSPIILDPNTAHPRLSLSDDLTSVRQGDTKQKLPDNPERHSRYPEVLGSEGFSSGKHSWEVEVGDYPDWIVGLANESADRKGESYASPKYGIWCLLHDSGKYIDGSGKSVTVKKSLQRIRVQLDYEGGEVSFYNSEDKTHIYTHRDTFTEKLFPYFSIGEAGDAKTAEIKICPAEISL; encoded by the coding sequence ATGGCTGAGAAAACTGCTCTTGTTGAAAGTTTCCTGAACTGCCATGTGTGTTCAGAGACTTTCAGAGATCCTGTGTCTCTGAGCTGCAACCACAGCTTCTGTTCAAGCTGCCTGCACACATTCTGGGAACAAGCTAACAACAAAAACTGTCCCATTTGTAAAAGAAAATCCTCAAAAGATAATCCTTGGGTGAACTTTCCACTGAAGGAACTTGCTGACAACTTTGCTGGGAGACAGAAATCTGGATCATCTGAGacagaaaaaggagagaagaaggTGGAGGTGGTGTGTAGTAAACACCAAGAAGAGCCTAAATTGTTCTGTAAGGATGAAGATAGAGTTGTGTGTCCTGTCTGTGAGTTTTCTCTCCACCACGGTCACACGGTGGTTCCCATAGAACAAGCAGTCAGAGATCTGAAGGAGCAGCTGAAATCTGACTTACAGTCTCTGCAGGacaagagagacaaacacagacgAGTGGAGAAAACATACGATGAAATAACTCAACACTCCAAGAAGCAGCTGCTGTCTACAGAGAGTCAGATCAGAGCCAAGTTCAACAAGCTGCACCAGTTcctgaaagaggaagaggagtccaGACTGGCAGCTCTGAGGGAGGAAGAGCAGCAGAGGGGGAAGACTGTCAgcagagagatgaagaggatTCAGGAGCAGATCTCCTCTCTGTCAGACAGCATCTCTGCTGTGGAAGCAGACCTGCAGAAAGACAGCGTGCCGTTCCTCAGCAGTTATAAAGCCTCTCAGAGCAGAGCCAGAGTCCAGTGCTCGCTGTCAGATCCACAGCTGATCTCAGGAGCACTGACAGATGTGGCCAAACATCTGGGCAACCTGTCCTTCAGAGtctgggagaagatgaaggacaTGGTCCACTTCAGTCCCATCATtctggacccaaacactgcACACCCCCGTCTCAGTCTGTCTGATGATCTGACCAGTGTGAGACAGGGAGACACAAAGCAGAAGCTTCCAGACAATCCAGAAAGACACAGCAGGTATCCAGAAGTTCTGGGCTCTGAGGGTTTCAGCTCAGGGAAACACAgctgggaggtggaggtgggagATTATCCTGACTGGATTGTGGGTTTAGCCAATGAGTCAGCTGACAGGAAGGGAGAAAGCTATGCGTCACCAAAATATGGAATCTGGTGTTTATTACATGACAGTGGCAAATACATTGATGGATCTGGTAAGAGTGTCACAGTGAAGAAGAGTCTCCAGAGGATCAGAGTCCAGCTGGACTATGAGGGGGGGGAGGTGTCCTTCTACAACTCTGAAGACAAGACTCACATctacactcacagagacactttcactgagaaactcttccCTTATTTCAGTATCGGAGAGGCTGGTGATGCTAAAACTGCAGAAATCAAAATCTGTCCAGCTGAGATTTCTCTGTGA